Proteins encoded by one window of Procambarus clarkii isolate CNS0578487 chromosome 55, FALCON_Pclarkii_2.0, whole genome shotgun sequence:
- the LOC123755469 gene encoding glycoprotein 3-alpha-L-fucosyltransferase A isoform X3: MSTSIKLPVVYGCLMVFMVLVVFFEAKLEQLIDLSHISAWDGGYFRSPKIWNPPRPQYLDPVHDGGVNRTKFDAPPPVYVKAMPNEFFKTDIGLDPRHPPLKTILIWVDGYGAKTLSYGFGRAPFQKAKCEVDTCMVTANRSFVPLEEFDALVFHFRVLEPTGLPKRRYGRTYAILPSVVPAVVPAVASPHRNYADGKTKMAAWFVSNCFSISRREKIVRFMKKFIQVDVYGKCGPLKCSRENTTECYKMLEKDYKFYLSFENSLCRDYVTEKLFSVLRYDVVPVVLGLGDYVNIAPPRSFINAVDFKSLQDLTAYLKYLDTNDTAYNEYFRWKDHYVVDDGWSSTAHTFCNLCKKLHQDTTPKVYTDMRQWFVTNGGCKKLDMKSWFTTVN; the protein is encoded by the exons ATGAGCACCAGCATCAAGCTACCA GTTGTGTACGGGTGTCTGATGGTGttcatggtgttagtggtgttcttCGAGGCCAAGTTGGAACAGCTGATTGACCTGTCCCACATCAGCGCCTGGGACGGGGGATACTTCAG ATCACCCAAAATCTGGAATCCTCCGAGGCCACAATACCTAGATCCTGTCCATGATGGTGGTGTGAACAGGACCAAGTTCGATGCCCCGCCTCCTGTGTACGTGAAGGCCATGCCCAATGAGTTCTTCAAGACCGACATCGGCCTTGACCCTCGACATCCCCCCTTGAAGACCATCTTGATCTGGGTTGAC GGTTATGGTGCCAAGACACTGTCGTATGGATTCGGACGAGCACCGTTCCAGAAGGCGAAGTGTGAGGTTGACACCTGTATGGTGACTGCcaatcgctccttcgttcccctgGAGGAGTTCGACGCCCTGGTCTTCCACTTCAGGGTGTTAGAACCAACCGGTTTGCCTAAAAGGAG GTACGGGCGCACGTATGCCATCTTGCCGTCTGTGGTGCCAGCTGTGGTGCCAGCTGTCGCCTCGCCACACAGGAACTATGCTGACGGAAAGACGAAAATGGCAGCCTGGTTCGTGTCTAATTGCTTCTCTATCTCACGTAGAGAGAAGATCGTTAGGTTCATGAAGAAATTCATCCAG GTGGATGTGTACGGGAAGTGCGGCCCTCTGAAGTGCTCTCGCGAAAACACTACAGAGTGTTACAAGATGTTGGAGAAAGACTACAAGTTCTACCTCTCCTTCGAGAACTCCCTCTGTCGAGACTACGTCACTGAGAAGCTGTTCTCTGTCCTCAG GTACGACGTTGTGCCCGTGGTCCTGGGCTTGGGGGACTACGTCAACATCGCTCCTCCTCGCTCCTTCATCAACGCTGTGGACTTCAAGAGTCTGCAAGACCTAACAGCCTACCTTAAGTACCTAGACACGAATGACACGGCTTATAATGAATACTTTAG GTGGAAAGATCACTACGTGGTGGACGACGGGTGGTCGAGCACAGCCCACACCTTCTGCAACCTGTGCAAGAAGCTTCACCAAGACACAACACCAAAGGTCTACACGGATATGAGACAGTGGTTCGTAACCAACGGTGGCTGTAAGAAGCTTGATATGAAGTCCTGGTTCACGACAGTCAACTGA
- the LOC123755469 gene encoding alpha-(1,3)-fucosyltransferase C isoform X1, whose protein sequence is MSTSIKLPVVYGCLMVFMVLVVFFEAKLEQLIDLSHISAWDGGYFRSPKIWNPPRPQYLDPVHDGGVNRTKFDAPPPVYVKAMPNEFFKTDIGLDPRHPPLKTILIWVDGYGAKTLSYGFGRAPFQKAKCEVDTCMVTANRSFVPLEEFDALVFHFRVLEPTGLPKRRSPHQRWIFWEVESASYVYQSPSIYNGLFNWTMTYRRDSDIPYPYGRTYAILPSVVPAVVPAVASPHRNYADGKTKMAAWFVSNCFSISRREKIVRFMKKFIQVDVYGKCGPLKCSRENTTECYKMLEKDYKFYLSFENSLCRDYVTEKLFSVLRYDVVPVVLGLGDYVNIAPPRSFINAVDFKSLQDLTAYLKYLDTNDTAYNEYFRWKDHYVVDDGWSSTAHTFCNLCKKLHQDTTPKVYTDMRQWFVTNGGCKKLDMKSWFTTVN, encoded by the exons ATGAGCACCAGCATCAAGCTACCA GTTGTGTACGGGTGTCTGATGGTGttcatggtgttagtggtgttcttCGAGGCCAAGTTGGAACAGCTGATTGACCTGTCCCACATCAGCGCCTGGGACGGGGGATACTTCAG ATCACCCAAAATCTGGAATCCTCCGAGGCCACAATACCTAGATCCTGTCCATGATGGTGGTGTGAACAGGACCAAGTTCGATGCCCCGCCTCCTGTGTACGTGAAGGCCATGCCCAATGAGTTCTTCAAGACCGACATCGGCCTTGACCCTCGACATCCCCCCTTGAAGACCATCTTGATCTGGGTTGAC GGTTATGGTGCCAAGACACTGTCGTATGGATTCGGACGAGCACCGTTCCAGAAGGCGAAGTGTGAGGTTGACACCTGTATGGTGACTGCcaatcgctccttcgttcccctgGAGGAGTTCGACGCCCTGGTCTTCCACTTCAGGGTGTTAGAACCAACCGGTTTGCCTAAAAGGAG GTCTCCACATCAACGCTGGATATTTTGGGAGGTGGAGTCAGCCTCGTACGTGTACCAGAGCCCGTCCATCTACAACGGACTCTTCAACTGGACGATGACTTACAGGAGGGACTCTGATATACCTTATCC GTACGGGCGCACGTATGCCATCTTGCCGTCTGTGGTGCCAGCTGTGGTGCCAGCTGTCGCCTCGCCACACAGGAACTATGCTGACGGAAAGACGAAAATGGCAGCCTGGTTCGTGTCTAATTGCTTCTCTATCTCACGTAGAGAGAAGATCGTTAGGTTCATGAAGAAATTCATCCAG GTGGATGTGTACGGGAAGTGCGGCCCTCTGAAGTGCTCTCGCGAAAACACTACAGAGTGTTACAAGATGTTGGAGAAAGACTACAAGTTCTACCTCTCCTTCGAGAACTCCCTCTGTCGAGACTACGTCACTGAGAAGCTGTTCTCTGTCCTCAG GTACGACGTTGTGCCCGTGGTCCTGGGCTTGGGGGACTACGTCAACATCGCTCCTCCTCGCTCCTTCATCAACGCTGTGGACTTCAAGAGTCTGCAAGACCTAACAGCCTACCTTAAGTACCTAGACACGAATGACACGGCTTATAATGAATACTTTAG GTGGAAAGATCACTACGTGGTGGACGACGGGTGGTCGAGCACAGCCCACACCTTCTGCAACCTGTGCAAGAAGCTTCACCAAGACACAACACCAAAGGTCTACACGGATATGAGACAGTGGTTCGTAACCAACGGTGGCTGTAAGAAGCTTGATATGAAGTCCTGGTTCACGACAGTCAACTGA
- the LOC123755469 gene encoding alpha-(1,3)-fucosyltransferase C isoform X2, with the protein MVFMVLVVFFEAKLEQLIDLSHISAWDGGYFRSPKIWNPPRPQYLDPVHDGGVNRTKFDAPPPVYVKAMPNEFFKTDIGLDPRHPPLKTILIWVDGYGAKTLSYGFGRAPFQKAKCEVDTCMVTANRSFVPLEEFDALVFHFRVLEPTGLPKRRSPHQRWIFWEVESASYVYQSPSIYNGLFNWTMTYRRDSDIPYPYGRTYAILPSVVPAVVPAVASPHRNYADGKTKMAAWFVSNCFSISRREKIVRFMKKFIQVDVYGKCGPLKCSRENTTECYKMLEKDYKFYLSFENSLCRDYVTEKLFSVLRYDVVPVVLGLGDYVNIAPPRSFINAVDFKSLQDLTAYLKYLDTNDTAYNEYFRWKDHYVVDDGWSSTAHTFCNLCKKLHQDTTPKVYTDMRQWFVTNGGCKKLDMKSWFTTVN; encoded by the exons ATGGTGttcatggtgttagtggtgttcttCGAGGCCAAGTTGGAACAGCTGATTGACCTGTCCCACATCAGCGCCTGGGACGGGGGATACTTCAG ATCACCCAAAATCTGGAATCCTCCGAGGCCACAATACCTAGATCCTGTCCATGATGGTGGTGTGAACAGGACCAAGTTCGATGCCCCGCCTCCTGTGTACGTGAAGGCCATGCCCAATGAGTTCTTCAAGACCGACATCGGCCTTGACCCTCGACATCCCCCCTTGAAGACCATCTTGATCTGGGTTGAC GGTTATGGTGCCAAGACACTGTCGTATGGATTCGGACGAGCACCGTTCCAGAAGGCGAAGTGTGAGGTTGACACCTGTATGGTGACTGCcaatcgctccttcgttcccctgGAGGAGTTCGACGCCCTGGTCTTCCACTTCAGGGTGTTAGAACCAACCGGTTTGCCTAAAAGGAG GTCTCCACATCAACGCTGGATATTTTGGGAGGTGGAGTCAGCCTCGTACGTGTACCAGAGCCCGTCCATCTACAACGGACTCTTCAACTGGACGATGACTTACAGGAGGGACTCTGATATACCTTATCC GTACGGGCGCACGTATGCCATCTTGCCGTCTGTGGTGCCAGCTGTGGTGCCAGCTGTCGCCTCGCCACACAGGAACTATGCTGACGGAAAGACGAAAATGGCAGCCTGGTTCGTGTCTAATTGCTTCTCTATCTCACGTAGAGAGAAGATCGTTAGGTTCATGAAGAAATTCATCCAG GTGGATGTGTACGGGAAGTGCGGCCCTCTGAAGTGCTCTCGCGAAAACACTACAGAGTGTTACAAGATGTTGGAGAAAGACTACAAGTTCTACCTCTCCTTCGAGAACTCCCTCTGTCGAGACTACGTCACTGAGAAGCTGTTCTCTGTCCTCAG GTACGACGTTGTGCCCGTGGTCCTGGGCTTGGGGGACTACGTCAACATCGCTCCTCCTCGCTCCTTCATCAACGCTGTGGACTTCAAGAGTCTGCAAGACCTAACAGCCTACCTTAAGTACCTAGACACGAATGACACGGCTTATAATGAATACTTTAG GTGGAAAGATCACTACGTGGTGGACGACGGGTGGTCGAGCACAGCCCACACCTTCTGCAACCTGTGCAAGAAGCTTCACCAAGACACAACACCAAAGGTCTACACGGATATGAGACAGTGGTTCGTAACCAACGGTGGCTGTAAGAAGCTTGATATGAAGTCCTGGTTCACGACAGTCAACTGA